One segment of Hemicordylus capensis ecotype Gifberg chromosome 8, rHemCap1.1.pri, whole genome shotgun sequence DNA contains the following:
- the LOC128333906 gene encoding outer mitochondrial transmembrane helix translocase-like isoform X2 yields the protein MPSRFSVQILFAKGGRGRIDFVSRLLLLRPGAAWARGLGESSSLSSEGGARFGHTGEEAAAAARCGARRRGTFSTKISSPDRAEARNPEDMLLGEISKDLLTRPLTRNEVFTVLLRLTIFGAATYFSIKWVSDALDPTRKQRTQLKKKAECLLKQIGVEGVKLSEHEMNIAALLVDPKDIKVTWKDIAGLDEVVSELRDTVILPFQWRHLFHHSRLCQPPRGVLLYGPPGCGKTLLAKATAQASGCRFINLQASTLTDKWYGESQKLTAAVFSLASKIQPCIIFIDEIDAFLRNRSDADHEATAMMKAEFMSLWDGLETEPNCQTQRQRQDILRLILAGENMSNAVNLKELAEKTGGYSGSDLRELCRDAATYRVRDYVRKQQMKQIAWMFQEEDSDSDEEEKRLRPLTQLDLLIALEKMRESKGASTATPALKEPALD from the exons ATGCCAAGCCGATTTTCGGTGCAAATCCTGTTTGCAAAAGGCGGCCGAGGTAGGATTGATTTTGTCTCGCGGCTTTTGTTGCTACGCCCGGGGGCGGCTTGGGCGCGGGGCCTGGGTGAATCTTCCAGCCTTTCCTCTGAGGGCGGGGCGCGGTTTGGCCACacaggcgaggaggcggcggcggcggctcgatGCGGGGCGAGGAGGCGAGGCACGTTCAGCACCAAGATCAGCAGCCCAGACCGCGCCGAAG CTAGAAACCCTGAAGATATGTTGCTAGGGGAAATCTCCAAAGACCTCTTGACCAGGCCACTGACACGGAATGAAGTATTCACTGTTCTTCTCCGTCTGACCATCTTTGGGGCTGCCACTTACTTCAGCATAAAATGGGTATCGGATGCCCTGGATCCAACCCGGAAGCAAAGGACACAGCTAAAGAAAAAG GCAGAATGCTTGTTGAAGCAGATCGGAGTGGAAGGAGTGAAGCTGAGTGAACATGAGATGAACATTGCAGCTCTCTTGGTGGATCCAAAGGACATAAAG GTCACCTGGAAGGACATTGCAGGCTTGGATGAGGTGGTGAGTGAACTCCGGGACACGGTGATCCTGCCTTTCCAGTGGAGGCACTTGTTTCATCACTCCAGGCTCTGCCAGCCTCCAAGAG GTGTCTTACTCTATGGCCCTCCGGGTTGCGGCAAAACCCTTCTCGCCAAAGCAACGGCCCAGGCATCTGGATGCAGGTTCATAAACCTGCAAGCATCAACCCTGACAGACAAATGGTACGGAGAATCACAGAAGCTCACAGCTGCAGTTTTCTCACTGGCAAGCAAGATCCAACCCTGCATCATCTTTATAGATGAAATAG ATGCCTTCCTGAGGAACCGCTCAGATGCTGATCACGAAGCCACCGCTATGATGAAGGCAGAGTTCATGAGCCTTTGGGATGGGCTGGAAACAGAACCCAATTGCCAG ACACAAAGGCAACGGCAGGATATTCTGAGGCTCATCCTTGCTGGAGAAAAC ATGAGCAATGCTGTGAACCTGAAGGAGCTGGCTGAGAAAACAGGTGGTTATTCAGGCAGTGACCTACGGGAATTGTGCCGGGACGCTGCCACATACCGTGTGCGTGATTATGTCCGAAAGCAACAGATGAAGCAGATTGCCTGGATGTTCCAAGAGGAAGACAGTGACAG
- the LOC128333906 gene encoding outer mitochondrial transmembrane helix translocase-like isoform X1 has product MPSRFSVQILFAKGGRGRIDFVSRLLLLRPGAAWARGLGESSSLSSEGGARFGHTGEEAAAAARCGARRRGTFSTKISSPDRAEARNPEDMLLGEISKDLLTRPLTRNEVFTVLLRLTIFGAATYFSIKWVSDALDPTRKQRTQLKKKAECLLKQIGVEGVKLSEHEMNIAALLVDPKDIKVTWKDIAGLDEVVSELRDTVILPFQWRHLFHHSRLCQPPRGVLLYGPPGCGKTLLAKATAQASGCRFINLQASTLTDKWYGESQKLTAAVFSLASKIQPCIIFIDEIDAFLRNRSDADHEATAMMKAEFMSLWDGLETEPNCQVMVLGASNRPQDVDPAILRRMPTTFQIGLPTQRQRQDILRLILAGENMSNAVNLKELAEKTGGYSGSDLRELCRDAATYRVRDYVRKQQMKQIAWMFQEEDSDSDEEEKRLRPLTQLDLLIALEKMRESKGASTATPALKEPALD; this is encoded by the exons ATGCCAAGCCGATTTTCGGTGCAAATCCTGTTTGCAAAAGGCGGCCGAGGTAGGATTGATTTTGTCTCGCGGCTTTTGTTGCTACGCCCGGGGGCGGCTTGGGCGCGGGGCCTGGGTGAATCTTCCAGCCTTTCCTCTGAGGGCGGGGCGCGGTTTGGCCACacaggcgaggaggcggcggcggcggctcgatGCGGGGCGAGGAGGCGAGGCACGTTCAGCACCAAGATCAGCAGCCCAGACCGCGCCGAAG CTAGAAACCCTGAAGATATGTTGCTAGGGGAAATCTCCAAAGACCTCTTGACCAGGCCACTGACACGGAATGAAGTATTCACTGTTCTTCTCCGTCTGACCATCTTTGGGGCTGCCACTTACTTCAGCATAAAATGGGTATCGGATGCCCTGGATCCAACCCGGAAGCAAAGGACACAGCTAAAGAAAAAG GCAGAATGCTTGTTGAAGCAGATCGGAGTGGAAGGAGTGAAGCTGAGTGAACATGAGATGAACATTGCAGCTCTCTTGGTGGATCCAAAGGACATAAAG GTCACCTGGAAGGACATTGCAGGCTTGGATGAGGTGGTGAGTGAACTCCGGGACACGGTGATCCTGCCTTTCCAGTGGAGGCACTTGTTTCATCACTCCAGGCTCTGCCAGCCTCCAAGAG GTGTCTTACTCTATGGCCCTCCGGGTTGCGGCAAAACCCTTCTCGCCAAAGCAACGGCCCAGGCATCTGGATGCAGGTTCATAAACCTGCAAGCATCAACCCTGACAGACAAATGGTACGGAGAATCACAGAAGCTCACAGCTGCAGTTTTCTCACTGGCAAGCAAGATCCAACCCTGCATCATCTTTATAGATGAAATAG ATGCCTTCCTGAGGAACCGCTCAGATGCTGATCACGAAGCCACCGCTATGATGAAGGCAGAGTTCATGAGCCTTTGGGATGGGCTGGAAACAGAACCCAATTGCCAG GTCATGGTGCTAGGAGCGAGCAATAGGCCCCAAGATGTGGATCCTGCCATCCTGAGGAGGATGCCCACAACCTTCCAGATTGGCCTGCCT ACACAAAGGCAACGGCAGGATATTCTGAGGCTCATCCTTGCTGGAGAAAAC ATGAGCAATGCTGTGAACCTGAAGGAGCTGGCTGAGAAAACAGGTGGTTATTCAGGCAGTGACCTACGGGAATTGTGCCGGGACGCTGCCACATACCGTGTGCGTGATTATGTCCGAAAGCAACAGATGAAGCAGATTGCCTGGATGTTCCAAGAGGAAGACAGTGACAG